One Kwoniella newhampshirensis strain CBS 13917 chromosome 13, whole genome shotgun sequence DNA window includes the following coding sequences:
- a CDS encoding mitochondrial 54S ribosomal protein bL36m: MFQALIRRLPRVFSTSPLAGPSTPRYCSSCPPRSPSSTSVFSRPSIARQLLSQLSRPRLAPRSTQPMAMQVRGMKVRSSVKRFCDGCSVVRRKGRIYVICSKNPKHKQRQG; the protein is encoded by the exons ATGTTCCAAGCTCTGATACGACGACTGCCGAGGgtcttctccacatctcccCTGGCTGGTCCATCAACACCCCGATACTGCTCATcatgtcctcctcgttcACCCTCGTCCACATCGGTCTTCTCAAGACCATCCATCGCTCGACAACTGCTGTCACAACTCTCACGACCACGTCTCGCACCTCGATCAACGCAACCGATGGCTATGCAAGTGAGGGGAATGAAAGTGAGGAGCAGTGTGAAGAGGTTCTGTGATGGTTGCTCGGTCGTCAGACG GAAAGGGAGAATATATGTCATCTGCTCCAAGAACCCGAAACATAAGCAG cgacaaggatga